From Pseudomonas sp. LS1212, the proteins below share one genomic window:
- a CDS encoding aldehyde dehydrogenase: MTLARFQMCIDGQWVDALSGKTFESLNPALAQAWAELPDADEADVERAVQAAQKAFENPAWRGLSATARGKLLRRLGDLIGENKEHLAQLESRDNGKLIRETRGQVNYLPEFFHYTAGLADKLEGGTLPLDKPDLFAYTVHEPIGVVAGIIPWNSPLYLTAIKLAPALAAGNTIVLKPSEHASATILELARLALEAGIPPGVVNVVTGYGPSTGAALTRHPLVRKIAFTGGAATARHVVRSSAENFAKLSLELGGKSPNIIFADADLDSAINGAVAGIYAASGQSCVSGSRLLVQDEIYDEFVERLIARAKRIRIGNPQDETSEMGPMATAQQLAVVEGLVADAIAEGARLRLGGKRPQMDSAGWYYEPTLFECDHNSMKIMQEEVFGPVASVIRFKDEAEALAIANDSQFGLAAGIWTRDLGRAHRLARDVRSGIIWVNTYRAVSAMAPIGGFKNSGYGRESGIDSVLAYTELKTVWINLSQAPMPDPFVMR, from the coding sequence ATGACACTCGCACGTTTCCAGATGTGCATCGACGGCCAATGGGTCGATGCGCTGTCCGGCAAGACCTTCGAAAGCCTCAACCCAGCCCTGGCGCAAGCCTGGGCCGAACTGCCCGATGCCGACGAAGCCGATGTGGAGCGCGCCGTCCAGGCCGCCCAGAAAGCCTTCGAGAACCCGGCCTGGCGTGGCCTCAGCGCCACCGCCCGGGGCAAGCTGTTGCGCCGCCTGGGTGACCTGATCGGTGAGAACAAGGAGCACCTGGCGCAGCTGGAAAGCCGCGACAACGGCAAGCTGATCCGCGAGACCCGTGGCCAGGTCAACTACCTGCCGGAGTTCTTCCACTACACCGCGGGCCTGGCCGACAAGCTCGAAGGCGGCACCTTGCCGCTGGACAAGCCCGACCTGTTCGCCTACACAGTGCACGAGCCGATCGGCGTGGTCGCCGGGATCATCCCCTGGAACAGCCCGCTGTACCTGACCGCGATCAAACTGGCGCCAGCCCTGGCGGCGGGCAACACCATCGTGCTCAAGCCGTCGGAACACGCTTCGGCAACCATTCTCGAGCTGGCGCGCCTGGCCCTGGAAGCCGGCATTCCTCCAGGTGTGGTCAACGTCGTCACCGGTTATGGCCCGAGCACCGGCGCTGCACTCACCCGCCATCCGCTGGTGCGCAAGATCGCCTTCACCGGCGGCGCGGCCACGGCTCGCCATGTGGTGCGCAGCAGCGCCGAGAACTTCGCCAAGCTGTCGCTGGAACTGGGTGGCAAGTCGCCGAACATCATCTTCGCCGACGCCGATCTGGACAGCGCCATCAACGGCGCCGTGGCCGGCATCTACGCCGCCTCCGGGCAGAGCTGCGTATCCGGTTCGCGCCTGCTGGTGCAAGATGAAATCTACGACGAGTTCGTCGAACGCCTGATCGCCCGGGCCAAGCGCATCCGCATCGGCAACCCACAGGACGAAACCAGCGAAATGGGCCCCATGGCCACCGCCCAGCAACTGGCGGTGGTCGAAGGCCTGGTCGCCGACGCGATCGCCGAAGGTGCGCGCCTGCGCCTGGGCGGCAAGCGTCCGCAAATGGACAGCGCGGGCTGGTACTACGAGCCGACCCTGTTCGAATGCGATCACAACTCGATGAAGATCATGCAGGAAGAAGTCTTCGGACCGGTCGCCTCGGTGATCCGCTTCAAGGACGAGGCCGAGGCCCTGGCCATCGCCAACGACTCGCAGTTCGGCCTGGCCGCCGGGATCTGGACTCGCGACCTGGGCCGTGCCCACCGCCTGGCTCGCGATGTGCGCTCCGGGATCATCTGGGTCAACACCTACCGCGCGGTCTCGGCCATGGCGCCGATCGGCGGTTTCAAGAACAGCGGCTACGGTCGCGAGAGCGGCATCGATTCGGTGCTGGCCTATACCGAGCTGAAAACGGTATGGATCAACCTCTCGCAAGCGCCGATGCCCGACCCTTTCGTGATGCGTTAA
- a CDS encoding NUDIX hydrolase gives MPSPRFCPQCGGGELVNRQPQGDTHERLMCEGCGYIHYINPKIIAGCIIEQDGKYLLCQRAIPPRPGTWTLPAGFMESGESTEQAALREVWEESGVRAEILSPYSIFSVPKISEVYIIFRAVALEITGQYGPETLDYRFFAPEEIPWESIYYPAIRQILERYIEERQAGVYGIYMGNDDTGKVHFIR, from the coding sequence ATGCCCAGCCCGCGCTTTTGTCCGCAATGTGGTGGCGGTGAGCTGGTCAATCGCCAGCCCCAGGGCGATACCCATGAGCGCCTGATGTGCGAAGGCTGTGGCTACATCCATTACATCAACCCGAAGATCATTGCCGGCTGCATCATCGAGCAGGACGGCAAGTACCTCTTGTGCCAGCGCGCCATCCCCCCGCGCCCCGGCACCTGGACGTTGCCGGCAGGCTTCATGGAAAGCGGCGAGAGCACCGAACAGGCGGCCTTGCGCGAGGTCTGGGAAGAAAGCGGCGTACGCGCCGAGATCCTCTCGCCCTACTCCATCTTCAGCGTGCCGAAGATCAGCGAGGTGTACATCATCTTCCGCGCCGTCGCCCTGGAAATCACCGGCCAGTATGGGCCCGAGACCCTGGACTACCGGTTCTTCGCGCCTGAGGAGATTCCCTGGGAGAGCATCTACTACCCGGCGATCCGGCAGATTCTCGAGCGGTATATCGAGGAGCGGCAGGCGGGGGTTTACGGGATTTACATGGGCAATGATGATACCGGGAAGGTGCATTTCATCCGTTAA
- a CDS encoding cupin domain-containing protein, with the protein MDTGTRLKLVRENYKLSQRELARRSGVTNATISLIEQNRVSPSVSSLKKLLEGFPMSLSDFFTFDEPPREDRYVFRSNEQPDLGRHGLRLLLVGAPIPGRQMRFLREQYAPGASSGEEPIVHTEGEECGLVTRGTIELTVDGQVSVLNAGDGYYFPTTLPHRFRNIGQDEAEIISANTPANF; encoded by the coding sequence ATGGACACGGGGACTCGTCTCAAACTCGTACGCGAAAACTACAAGCTGTCCCAGCGCGAGCTGGCCAGGCGTAGCGGCGTTACGAATGCCACAATCTCCTTGATTGAACAGAATCGCGTGAGCCCTTCAGTCAGTTCGCTGAAGAAGCTGCTCGAAGGCTTTCCGATGTCGTTATCGGATTTCTTCACCTTCGATGAACCCCCTCGGGAAGATCGCTACGTATTCCGCTCCAACGAGCAGCCCGACCTGGGCCGCCATGGCCTGCGCCTGCTGCTCGTGGGTGCGCCGATACCGGGCCGGCAGATGCGTTTTCTGCGCGAACAGTACGCACCGGGCGCCAGCTCCGGCGAGGAACCCATCGTGCATACCGAAGGCGAGGAGTGCGGTCTGGTGACGCGCGGGACCATCGAGCTGACGGTCGACGGGCAAGTCAGCGTGCTCAATGCCGGCGACGGTTACTATTTTCCGACCACCTTGCCCCATCGCTTCCGCAATATCGGCCAGGACGAGGCCGAGATCATCAGTGCGAACACGCCTGCGAATTTCTGA
- a CDS encoding GntR family transcriptional regulator: MKRQPLDDSFKVNRNPVTLREIVLDKLRSAIMSFQLLPGDRLVERDLCDRLGVSRTSVREALRHLESEGLVEFADAKGPRVAIITLENARDIYELRCVLEGLIVQLFTLNAKAKDIRALEKALEENRKALEEGELQQVLESVQGFYDVLLEGSGNDVAAQQLRQLQARISYLRATSVSQENRRGASNQEMVRIVEAIKSGDPLAAHQASVDHVRSAAKVALEYLRQKQNETGKVRDIALPIALKEPRIGH; the protein is encoded by the coding sequence ATGAAACGCCAGCCACTCGACGACAGCTTCAAGGTCAATCGCAACCCCGTCACCCTGCGCGAAATCGTGCTGGACAAGCTGCGCAGCGCCATCATGAGCTTTCAATTGCTCCCGGGCGATCGCCTGGTCGAGCGCGACCTTTGCGACCGTCTGGGCGTGAGCCGGACCTCGGTTCGCGAAGCCCTGCGCCATCTGGAATCCGAAGGGCTGGTGGAATTCGCCGATGCCAAGGGCCCGCGGGTCGCCATCATCACCCTGGAGAATGCCCGGGATATCTACGAGCTGCGTTGCGTGCTCGAAGGCCTGATCGTCCAGCTGTTTACCCTCAACGCCAAGGCCAAGGACATTCGTGCCCTGGAAAAGGCCCTCGAGGAGAACCGCAAGGCCCTCGAGGAGGGCGAACTGCAACAGGTGCTCGAATCGGTGCAGGGTTTCTACGACGTGTTGCTCGAAGGTTCGGGCAATGACGTCGCTGCCCAGCAACTGCGCCAGCTACAGGCACGCATCAGCTACCTGCGCGCCACGTCCGTGTCCCAGGAAAACCGTCGTGGCGCCAGCAACCAGGAAATGGTCCGCATCGTCGAAGCGATCAAGAGCGGCGACCCGCTGGCCGCGCACCAGGCCTCGGTCGACCACGTGCGCTCCGCCGCCAAGGTGGCACTGGAATACCTGCGCCAGAAGCAGAATGAAACCGGCAAGGTGCGCGACATCGCCTTGCCAATCGCCCTCAAAGAACCTCGCATAGGCCACTGA
- a CDS encoding DUF1330 domain-containing protein: protein MKAYWIAHVDVTDPEQYQQYTQRAPAAFALYGGKVLARAGRSQAMEGRPTPQRSVVIEFESYEQAVACYRSAEYQEACRYRQGVARAEVIIVEGFEA, encoded by the coding sequence ATGAAGGCTTACTGGATCGCTCACGTAGACGTCACCGACCCCGAGCAATACCAGCAATACACCCAGCGTGCACCGGCCGCGTTCGCCCTGTACGGCGGTAAGGTGCTGGCCCGGGCTGGGCGTTCGCAGGCGATGGAAGGCAGGCCTACGCCACAGCGCAGTGTGGTGATCGAGTTCGAGTCGTATGAGCAGGCGGTGGCGTGTTATCGGTCGGCGGAGTATCAGGAGGCGTGCCGGTATCGGCAGGGGGTGGCGCGGGCGGAGGTGATCATTGTCGAGGGATTTGAGGCCTGA
- a CDS encoding glutamine synthetase family protein has protein sequence MSVPLRAVQLNEANAFLKKHPEVLYVDLLIADMNGVVRGKRIERTSLHKVYEKGINLPASLFALDINGSTVESTGLGLDIGDADRICYPIPTTLCVEPWQKRPTAQLLMTMHELEGDPFFADPREVLRRVVSKFDELGLTICAAFELEFYLIDQDNVNGRPQSPRSPISGKRPQSTQVYLIDDLDEYVDCLQDILEGAKEQGIPADAIVKESAPAQFEVNLHHVADPIKACDYAVLLKRLIKNIAYDHEMDTTFMAKPYPGQAGNGLHVHISILDKAGNNIFSSEDPEQNAALRHAIGGVLETLPAQMAFLCPNVNSYRRFGAQFYVPNSPSWGIDNRTVAVRVPTGSADSVRIEHRVAGADANPYLLMASVLAGVHHGLTNKIEPGAPVEGNSYEQNEQSLPNNLRDALRELDDSEIMARYIDPEYIDVFVACKESELAEFENSISDLEYNWYLHTV, from the coding sequence ATGTCGGTACCTCTGCGTGCCGTTCAGCTTAACGAAGCGAACGCATTCCTTAAGAAACATCCTGAGGTTCTGTACGTTGACCTTCTGATTGCGGATATGAACGGCGTGGTGCGTGGCAAACGCATCGAGCGCACCAGTCTCCACAAGGTCTACGAGAAAGGCATTAACCTGCCGGCCTCCCTATTCGCCCTGGATATCAACGGTTCGACGGTGGAAAGCACCGGCCTGGGCCTGGACATCGGTGACGCTGACCGAATCTGTTATCCGATCCCCACCACCCTCTGCGTGGAACCCTGGCAAAAACGTCCAACCGCGCAATTGCTGATGACCATGCATGAACTGGAAGGTGACCCTTTCTTTGCCGACCCGCGCGAAGTGTTGCGCCGGGTGGTCAGCAAGTTCGATGAGCTGGGCCTGACCATCTGCGCCGCCTTCGAGCTGGAGTTCTACCTGATCGACCAGGACAACGTGAACGGTCGTCCGCAGTCGCCACGTTCGCCGATCTCCGGCAAGCGTCCGCAATCGACCCAGGTCTACCTGATCGACGACCTCGACGAATACGTCGACTGCCTGCAAGACATCCTCGAAGGCGCCAAGGAGCAGGGCATCCCGGCCGACGCCATCGTCAAGGAAAGTGCGCCGGCGCAGTTCGAAGTCAACCTGCATCACGTTGCCGACCCGATCAAGGCCTGCGATTACGCGGTACTGCTCAAGCGTCTGATCAAGAACATCGCCTACGACCATGAGATGGACACCACCTTCATGGCCAAGCCTTACCCGGGCCAGGCCGGCAATGGCCTGCACGTGCACATCTCGATACTCGACAAAGCCGGCAATAACATCTTCTCCAGTGAGGATCCCGAGCAGAACGCCGCATTGCGCCATGCAATCGGCGGTGTGCTCGAGACCCTGCCGGCGCAGATGGCCTTCCTCTGCCCGAACGTCAACTCCTACCGCCGTTTCGGCGCACAGTTCTACGTGCCCAACTCGCCGAGCTGGGGTATCGACAACCGTACCGTCGCGGTGCGGGTGCCGACCGGTTCCGCGGACTCGGTGCGCATCGAACACCGCGTCGCCGGTGCCGATGCCAACCCGTACCTGTTGATGGCTTCGGTGCTGGCAGGCGTGCACCACGGCCTGACCAACAAGATCGAGCCTGGTGCGCCGGTAGAAGGCAACTCCTACGAGCAGAATGAGCAGAGCCTGCCGAACAACCTGCGCGATGCCCTGCGCGAGTTGGACGACAGCGAAATCATGGCGCGTTATATCGATCCCGAGTACATCGATGTCTTTGTCGCCTGCAAGGAAAGCGAACTCGCCGAGTTTGAAAACTCCATTTCGGACCTTGAGTACAACTGGTACTTGCACACGGTCTGA
- a CDS encoding carboxymuconolactone decarboxylase family protein: MSNEKYEKGLAIRTQVLGEAYVNKSIENADDFNRPLQEMVTEYCWGHVWGREGLSLKERSMINLAMISALNRPHELKLHVRGALRNGLSREQIREILLQVGIYCGVPAAVDSFRLAREAFAEADAEASS; the protein is encoded by the coding sequence ATGAGCAATGAAAAATACGAAAAGGGCCTGGCCATTCGCACCCAGGTGCTGGGCGAGGCGTACGTGAACAAGTCGATCGAGAATGCCGACGACTTCAACCGCCCTCTGCAGGAGATGGTCACCGAGTACTGCTGGGGCCACGTCTGGGGCCGCGAGGGTTTATCGCTCAAGGAACGCAGCATGATAAACTTGGCGATGATTTCGGCGCTCAATCGCCCCCATGAACTCAAGCTCCATGTACGCGGCGCCTTGCGTAACGGCCTGAGTCGTGAACAAATACGTGAAATTCTGCTTCAGGTCGGTATCTATTGCGGTGTACCCGCGGCCGTAGACAGTTTCCGTCTCGCTCGCGAAGCCTTCGCCGAGGCCGACGCTGAGGCATCCAGTTAA
- a CDS encoding gamma-glutamyl-gamma-aminobutyrate hydrolase family protein, translating into MATKPLVGVTACVKEIGAKAYHVSGDKYLRAVCEAAQGLPVIVPSLAELTDIDGLLKHLDGLLFTGSPSNVEPFHYQGPASETGTAHDPQRDRTTLPLLRAAVAAGVPVLGICRGFQEMNVAFGGSLHQKVHETGTFMNHREADHPNVEVQFAAAHAVHVQPGGVFAALELPPVIQVNSIHAQGIDRLAPGLRAEAIAPDGLVEAVSVEGSQTFAVGVQWHPEWQVLSNPAYLSIFQAFGDACRQRAALHSAR; encoded by the coding sequence ATGGCAACCAAGCCATTGGTCGGTGTGACTGCGTGCGTTAAAGAAATCGGGGCCAAGGCCTACCATGTGAGCGGAGACAAGTACTTGCGCGCCGTGTGCGAGGCCGCACAAGGACTTCCAGTCATTGTTCCGTCCCTGGCTGAGTTGACTGATATAGATGGGCTTCTCAAGCATTTGGACGGCCTGTTGTTTACCGGTTCGCCCTCCAACGTCGAACCCTTTCATTACCAGGGCCCGGCGAGCGAAACAGGCACTGCGCACGACCCACAGCGAGATCGCACCACCCTTCCCCTACTGCGCGCAGCCGTGGCTGCCGGCGTGCCGGTGCTCGGCATTTGCCGGGGTTTCCAGGAAATGAACGTGGCGTTCGGCGGCAGCCTGCACCAGAAGGTTCACGAAACCGGCACCTTCATGAACCATCGCGAAGCAGACCACCCGAACGTGGAAGTCCAGTTCGCGGCGGCTCATGCGGTCCATGTGCAACCTGGCGGCGTGTTCGCGGCGCTCGAGCTGCCGCCGGTCATCCAGGTCAATTCCATCCATGCTCAAGGCATCGACCGGCTGGCGCCTGGCCTGCGGGCCGAGGCAATCGCCCCTGACGGACTGGTCGAAGCGGTTTCCGTCGAAGGCAGCCAGACATTTGCCGTCGGCGTGCAATGGCACCCGGAATGGCAGGTTCTATCGAACCCCGCTTATTTGAGTATTTTTCAAGCCTTTGGCGACGCCTGCCGACAGCGTGCGGCGCTACATAGCGCACGCTGA
- a CDS encoding aldehyde dehydrogenase translates to MAKNRNDWEQSFQSLEIEGRAFIDGQYCPAADGATFDCISPVDGRLLAKVASTDAADAEAAVQVARQTFNSGVWSGLAPAERKRILIAFADLILEHKEELALLETLDMGKPISDSLAIDVPATANAIRWTAEAIDKIYDEVAPTPQDQLGLVTREPVGVVAAIVPWNFPMIMASWKFAPALAVGNSFILKPSEKSPLTAIRLAQLALDAGIPKGVFNVLPGFGHTVGKALALHADVDVLAFTGSTAIAKQLMIYAGQSNMKRVWAEAGGKSANVVFADAPDLQAAAQAAAGAIAFNQGEVCTAGSRLLIERSVKDQFMPMLVEALKAWKPGHALDPATTVGAVVDSRQLESVLRYVQVGQEQGAQLIAGGSRTLEDTGGLYVEPAIFDGVTNAMTIAREEIFGPVLSVITFDTAEQALEIANDSIFGLAAGVWTRDLSKAHTFARGLRAGSVWVNQYDGGDMTAPFGGFKQSGNGRDKSLHAFDKYTELKATWIKL, encoded by the coding sequence ATGGCTAAAAATCGCAACGACTGGGAGCAGAGCTTCCAGTCCCTCGAAATTGAAGGTCGGGCATTCATCGACGGCCAATACTGCCCGGCAGCCGACGGCGCTACGTTCGATTGCATCAGCCCGGTCGACGGACGCTTGCTTGCCAAGGTCGCCAGTACCGATGCTGCCGATGCCGAGGCAGCGGTCCAGGTCGCCCGCCAGACGTTCAACTCCGGCGTCTGGTCCGGCCTTGCCCCGGCAGAGCGCAAGCGCATCCTGATTGCCTTCGCCGATCTGATTCTTGAGCACAAAGAGGAGCTCGCCCTGCTCGAAACGCTGGACATGGGCAAGCCGATCAGCGACTCGCTGGCCATCGACGTGCCGGCGACCGCCAATGCGATCCGCTGGACCGCCGAGGCGATCGACAAGATCTACGACGAAGTCGCGCCGACTCCGCAGGACCAGCTGGGTCTCGTCACCCGCGAACCGGTGGGCGTAGTCGCGGCCATCGTGCCGTGGAACTTCCCGATGATCATGGCCAGCTGGAAATTCGCACCGGCGCTGGCAGTGGGTAACTCGTTCATTCTCAAGCCGTCTGAAAAGTCGCCGCTCACGGCGATCCGCCTGGCCCAGCTGGCACTGGACGCGGGGATCCCGAAAGGCGTCTTCAACGTGCTGCCAGGTTTTGGTCACACGGTCGGCAAGGCGCTGGCCTTGCATGCCGATGTCGATGTATTGGCCTTTACCGGTTCGACCGCTATTGCCAAACAGCTGATGATCTATGCCGGGCAAAGCAACATGAAACGCGTTTGGGCGGAGGCGGGCGGCAAGAGCGCCAACGTCGTGTTCGCCGATGCGCCGGACTTGCAGGCCGCCGCCCAGGCGGCTGCCGGTGCCATTGCCTTCAACCAGGGTGAAGTCTGCACCGCGGGTTCGCGCCTGCTGATCGAACGCTCGGTCAAGGATCAGTTCATGCCGATGCTGGTCGAGGCGCTGAAGGCCTGGAAACCAGGCCACGCGCTGGACCCGGCGACCACCGTGGGTGCCGTCGTCGATTCCCGCCAGCTCGAATCGGTGCTGCGTTACGTTCAGGTCGGCCAGGAGCAGGGCGCTCAGTTGATCGCCGGCGGCAGCCGTACCCTCGAGGACACCGGTGGCCTCTATGTGGAACCGGCGATTTTCGATGGCGTGACCAATGCGATGACGATCGCGCGCGAAGAGATCTTTGGCCCGGTGCTCTCGGTCATCACCTTCGACACGGCTGAACAAGCGCTGGAAATCGCCAACGACAGCATCTTCGGTCTGGCTGCCGGCGTCTGGACGCGCGATTTGAGCAAGGCGCACACCTTTGCCCGCGGCCTGCGTGCAGGCAGTGTCTGGGTCAACCAATACGACGGTGGCGACATGACCGCACCCTTCGGTGGTTTCAAGCAGTCGGGCAACGGTCGGGATAAATCGTTGCACGCGTTCGACAAATACACTGAGCTCAAGGCGACCTGGATCAAGCTTTAA
- a CDS encoding flavin reductase family protein: protein MIEPGIYKEVMGSFPSGVTVVTTLDAQGEIVGITASAFSALSIDPALVLFCPNYGSDTYPVLHQSKQFAIHLLSADQQAEAYAFAGKGKDKAAGIEWHLSELGNPLLSKATAIIECELWREYDGGDHAIIVGAVKNLILPEAPVTPMVYHKGKLGALPTLA, encoded by the coding sequence ATGATCGAACCCGGCATTTACAAAGAGGTGATGGGCTCATTCCCATCCGGTGTGACCGTGGTCACCACGCTCGACGCGCAAGGCGAGATTGTCGGCATTACCGCCAGCGCCTTCAGCGCCCTGTCGATCGACCCGGCGCTGGTGCTGTTTTGCCCCAACTACGGCTCCGACACTTACCCGGTGCTGCACCAGAGCAAACAGTTCGCCATTCATTTGCTGTCCGCTGACCAGCAAGCCGAAGCCTACGCCTTTGCCGGCAAGGGCAAGGACAAGGCCGCCGGCATCGAGTGGCACCTGAGCGAGCTGGGCAACCCGCTGCTGAGCAAGGCCACGGCGATCATCGAGTGCGAACTGTGGCGTGAATACGATGGCGGCGACCACGCCATCATCGTCGGCGCGGTGAAGAACCTGATCCTGCCCGAAGCACCGGTGACGCCGATGGTTTACCACAAAGGCAAGCTGGGCGCCTTGCCCACCCTCGCCTGA
- a CDS encoding NAD-dependent succinate-semialdehyde dehydrogenase, with protein sequence MTPAALQLFRQQAYLDGQWRDASDGTRQDIFNPATGQCIGQVPNLGAVEAREAIAAANAAWPAWRARTAKERSSLLKRWHALMLENAEALAEILTLEQGKPLSEARGEILYAASFIEWFAEEAKRIYGDTIPSHKPDARIVVSKEPIGVVAAITPWNFPAAMITRKAGPALAAGCPVIVKPAPETPFSALAMAALAEQAGIPAGIFNVITGDAVAIGGELTASPVVRKLSFTGSTAIGKLLMAQCAPTLKKVSLELGGNAPFIVFDDADLERAVEGALIAKFRNAGQTCVCVNRFLVQDGIHDAFVTRLAERVCELNVGNGFDEGVSQGPLINERAVAKVQEHVEDALEQGARLLCGGERHALGHGFFQPTVLAELTTQMKVAREETFGPLAAVFRFSDEAQAVHMANDTEFGLAAYCYTRDLGRAWRMSEALEYGMVGINEGLISTEVAPFGGIKSSGLGREGSRYGIDDYLEIKYTLMGGL encoded by the coding sequence ATGACCCCAGCAGCCTTGCAACTGTTCCGCCAGCAGGCCTATCTCGATGGCCAATGGCGCGATGCGTCCGATGGCACACGCCAGGACATCTTCAACCCCGCCACCGGCCAATGCATCGGCCAGGTGCCGAACCTTGGCGCCGTTGAAGCCCGTGAAGCCATCGCCGCCGCCAACGCCGCCTGGCCCGCCTGGCGCGCACGCACGGCCAAGGAGCGCAGCAGCCTACTCAAGCGCTGGCATGCGCTGATGCTGGAGAACGCCGAGGCCCTGGCCGAAATCCTCACCCTGGAACAAGGCAAGCCGCTGAGTGAGGCCCGTGGCGAGATTCTCTATGCCGCCAGCTTCATCGAATGGTTCGCCGAAGAAGCCAAGCGCATCTATGGCGACACCATCCCCAGCCACAAGCCCGATGCCCGTATCGTGGTCAGCAAGGAGCCGATCGGTGTGGTCGCGGCCATCACCCCGTGGAATTTCCCGGCGGCAATGATCACCCGCAAGGCCGGGCCCGCCCTGGCTGCTGGCTGCCCGGTCATCGTCAAGCCGGCGCCGGAAACGCCGTTCTCGGCCCTGGCCATGGCCGCCCTGGCGGAGCAAGCCGGTATTCCAGCCGGCATTTTCAACGTCATCACCGGCGATGCCGTGGCCATCGGCGGCGAACTGACCGCCAGCCCCGTGGTGCGCAAGCTGTCCTTCACCGGCTCCACCGCCATCGGCAAGTTGCTGATGGCCCAGTGCGCGCCGACCTTGAAGAAAGTCTCGCTGGAACTGGGCGGCAACGCGCCCTTTATCGTCTTCGACGATGCCGACCTGGAGCGCGCCGTCGAAGGCGCGCTGATCGCCAAATTCCGCAACGCCGGCCAGACCTGCGTGTGCGTCAACCGCTTCCTGGTGCAGGACGGCATCCATGACGCCTTCGTCACGCGCCTGGCCGAACGGGTGTGTGAGCTCAACGTCGGCAACGGCTTCGATGAGGGTGTCAGCCAGGGGCCGTTGATCAACGAACGCGCCGTGGCCAAGGTCCAGGAACATGTCGAGGATGCCCTGGAACAAGGCGCACGACTGCTCTGCGGCGGCGAACGGCATGCCCTGGGCCATGGTTTCTTCCAGCCTACCGTGCTGGCCGAGCTCACCACGCAAATGAAGGTCGCCCGCGAGGAAACCTTCGGGCCACTGGCGGCGGTGTTCCGCTTCAGCGACGAAGCCCAGGCCGTGCACATGGCCAACGACACCGAGTTCGGCCTGGCCGCCTACTGCTACACCCGCGACCTGGGCCGGGCCTGGCGCATGAGCGAGGCGCTGGAGTACGGCATGGTCGGGATCAACGAAGGGCTGATTTCCACGGAAGTCGCGCCCTTTGGCGGTATCAAGTCTTCCGGCCTTGGCCGCGAGGGCTCCAGGTACGGCATCGACGATTACCTTGAGATCAAATACACCCTCATGGGTGGACTGTAA